From Brevibacillus marinus, a single genomic window includes:
- the coaA gene encoding type I pantothenate kinase: protein MSQHSLETDRFSPYITFSRDEWKRLRDATPLSLSEEDLSKLRGLNERISLDEVAEIYLPLSRLLNLHVAARQELYNATYTFLNNRTKKVPYIIGIAGSVAVGKSTTARILQALLARWANHPKVELVTTDGFLYPNRVLEKRGIMHRKGFPESYDIRKLIEFMARVKSGDPEVKAPVYSHLAYDILPGRYQIVRQPDIVIVEGLNVLQIPRGPRKQTPQVFVSDFFDFSIYVDAHEQDIYNWYVERFKMLRHTAFQKEESYFHRYANLTDEEAVITATRIWQEINLINLKENILPTKDRAQLILEKAADHSVQRVKMRKL, encoded by the coding sequence ATGTCTCAACACTCACTGGAAACGGATCGCTTTTCCCCCTACATTACATTTAGCCGGGATGAGTGGAAACGCTTACGGGACGCGACACCGCTTTCGTTAAGTGAGGAAGACCTGTCCAAACTGCGCGGACTGAATGAACGAATCTCGCTCGATGAGGTGGCCGAAATCTATCTGCCGCTCTCCCGCCTGCTCAACCTTCATGTGGCGGCCAGGCAGGAGCTGTACAACGCCACGTACACGTTTCTCAACAATCGCACGAAGAAGGTCCCGTACATCATCGGGATTGCCGGCAGTGTGGCGGTGGGAAAGTCGACGACCGCGCGTATTCTGCAGGCGCTGTTGGCGCGTTGGGCCAATCATCCCAAGGTTGAACTGGTCACTACGGACGGCTTTCTCTATCCCAACCGGGTTCTCGAGAAGCGCGGGATCATGCACCGCAAAGGGTTTCCGGAAAGCTACGACATCCGCAAGCTGATCGAATTCATGGCCCGCGTCAAGTCGGGCGATCCGGAAGTGAAAGCACCTGTGTACTCCCATCTGGCCTATGATATTTTGCCGGGGCGGTACCAGATTGTGCGCCAGCCTGATATCGTGATCGTGGAGGGGCTGAACGTCCTGCAGATTCCCAGAGGCCCCCGCAAGCAGACGCCCCAGGTGTTCGTATCTGATTTCTTCGACTTTTCCATCTATGTGGATGCGCACGAACAAGACATTTACAACTGGTATGTGGAGCGGTTCAAAATGCTGCGCCATACCGCGTTTCAGAAGGAGGAGTCGTATTTTCACCGCTATGCCAACCTGACCGATGAAGAGGCGGTGATCACCGCCACACGCATTTGGCAGGAGATCAATTTGATCAATTTGAAAGAAAACATTTTGCCGACCAAGGATCGTGCCCAGCTGATCCTGGAAAAAGCGGCGGATCACTCGGTACAGCGGGTGAAAATGCGCAAACTGTAG
- a CDS encoding YraN family protein, whose product MSNERMLLGRWGEQLAAQRLLAAGYSILARNVRFPAAELDIVARDGEILVFVEVRTRSGRRQGTAAESITWRKRQKLRQAALCFLQQQKQEGYRQIRFDVVCVTMANGGNGMPRIEHIVNAF is encoded by the coding sequence ATGAGTAACGAGAGGATGCTGTTGGGACGTTGGGGCGAACAGCTGGCGGCCCAGCGGCTGCTGGCCGCGGGGTACAGCATCCTCGCGCGCAACGTCCGCTTCCCTGCCGCCGAGTTGGATATCGTCGCCCGCGACGGGGAGATCCTGGTGTTTGTCGAGGTGCGTACGCGGAGCGGGAGGCGCCAGGGAACAGCAGCGGAATCGATTACTTGGCGGAAACGGCAAAAACTGCGGCAAGCGGCGCTCTGCTTTTTGCAGCAGCAGAAGCAGGAAGGATACCGGCAGATCCGGTTTGATGTGGTCTGCGTAACGATGGCCAACGGCGGGAACGGCATGCCCCGGATCGAACACATCGTCAACGCGTTTTAG
- a CDS encoding EscU/YscU/HrcU family type III secretion system export apparatus switch protein encodes MKKPAAPQVSKPKQAVALRYQLGKDEAPTVVAKGKGVVAENILKQAKEHRIPIQEDPSLVEVLGKLDLNQQIPPELYQVVAEILAFVYRLDKRGPFYE; translated from the coding sequence ATGAAGAAACCGGCTGCACCACAGGTTAGCAAACCCAAACAGGCTGTCGCGCTCCGCTATCAGCTGGGCAAAGACGAGGCGCCCACGGTGGTGGCCAAAGGCAAAGGGGTCGTTGCGGAAAACATCTTGAAACAGGCAAAGGAGCACCGGATTCCCATCCAGGAAGATCCCTCCCTGGTGGAGGTGCTGGGAAAGCTGGATCTCAATCAGCAAATACCGCCTGAGCTGTACCAGGTGGTGGCGGAGATCCTGGCGTTTGTCTACCGACTGGACAAGCGAGGCCCATTTTATGAGTAA